A window of Saccopteryx leptura isolate mSacLep1 chromosome 5, mSacLep1_pri_phased_curated, whole genome shotgun sequence contains these coding sequences:
- the SLC35C2 gene encoding solute carrier family 35 member C2 isoform X1, with protein sequence MGRWALDAAFVWKAVLTLGLVLLYYCFSIGITFYNKWLTKSFHFPLFMTMLHLAVIFLFSALSRALVQCSSHRARVVLSWTDYLRRVAPTALATALDVGLSNWSFLYITVSLYTMTKSSAVLFILIFSLIFKLEELRAALVLVVLLIAGGLFMFTYKSTQFNMEGFALVLGASFIGGIRWTLTQILLQKAELGLQNPIDTMFHLQPLMFLGLFPLFAIFEVLLSPAPDKMSYIGRLFARGGSLSLCIFLVLPSKNLTFHSQPPAPAGLHLSTSEKIFRSQDAGLLLRVLGSLFLGGILAFGLGFSEFLLVSRTSSLTLSIAGIFKEVCTLLLAAHLLGDQISLLNWLGFVLCLLGISLHVALKALHSRGDGGPKPLKELGSNPDLELLLRSSQPEEDDEEVEKEEEYFVAQG encoded by the exons ATGGGGAGGTGGGCCCTGGACGCAGCCTTCGTGTGGAAGGCGGTGCTGACTCTGGGGCTGGTCCTCCTCTACTACTGCTTCTCCATCGGCATCACCTTCTACAACAAATGGCTGACGAAG AGCTTCCACTTCCCGCTCTTCATGACCATGCTGCACCTGGCCGTGATCTTCCTGTTCTCCGCCCTGTCCCGGGCGCTGGTGCAGTGCTCCAGCCACAGGGCCCGCGTGGTGCTCAGCTGGACCGACTACCTCAGGAGAGTGGCTCCGACAG CACTGGCAACTGCGCTTGATGTGGGCTTGTCCAACTGGAGCTTCCTCTACATCACCGTCTCCCT GTACACAATGACCAAATCCTCCGCCGTCCTCTTCATCTTGATCTTCTCTCTGATCTTCAAGCTGGAGGAGCTG CGTGCAGCGCTGGTCCTGGTGGTGCTTCTCATCGCTGGGGGCCTCTTCATGTTCACCTACAAGTCCACGCAGTTCAACATGGAGGGCTTTGCCCTGGTGCTGGGGGCCTCGTTCATCGGTGGCATTCGCTGGACCCTCACCCAGATCCTCCTGCAGAAGGCGGAACTTG GGCTCCAGAACCCCATCGACACCATGTTCCACCTGCAGCCACTCATGTTTCTCGGGCTCTTCCCTCTCTTCGCCATATTTGAAG TACTGCTGAGCCCAGCACCAGACAAGATGTCCTACATCGGGAGGCTCTTTGCCCGAGGGGGGAGCCTGTCACTCTGCATTTTTTTGGTGCTTCCCTCCAAAAATCTCACATTCCACAGCCAGCCTCCTGCCCCCGCAG GTCTCCATCTGTCCACATCTGAGAAAATCTTCCGTTCCCAGGACGCAGGGCTGCTCCTGAGGGTCCTCGGGAGCCTCTTCCTCGGCGGGATCCTGGCCTTTGGCTTGGGCTTCTCCGAGTTCCTCCTGGTCTCCAGAACCTCCAGCCTCACTCTCTCCATCGCCGGCATTTTTAAG GAAGTCTGCACTTTGCTGTTGGCAGCTCATCTGCTGGGTGATCAGATCAGCCTCCTGAACTGGCTGGGCTTTGTCCTCTGCCTCTTGGGAATATCCCTGCACGTCGCCCTCAAAGCCCTGCACTCCAGAG gtGATGGCGGCCCTAAACCCCTGAAGGAGCTGGGCTCCAACCCCgacctggagctgctgctccgGAGCAGCCAGCCAGAGGAGGATGacgaggaggtggagaaggaggaggagtacTTTGTGGCCCAGGGATAG
- the SLC35C2 gene encoding solute carrier family 35 member C2 isoform X2, whose protein sequence is MGRWALDAAFVWKAVLTLGLVLLYYCFSIGITFYNKWLTKSFHFPLFMTMLHLAVIFLFSALSRALVQCSSHRARVVLSWTDYLRRVAPTALATALDVGLSNWSFLYITVSLYTMTKSSAVLFILIFSLIFKLEELRAALVLVVLLIAGGLFMFTYKSTQFNMEGFALVLGASFIGGIRWTLTQILLQKAELGLQNPIDTMFHLQPLMFLGLFPLFAIFEGLHLSTSEKIFRSQDAGLLLRVLGSLFLGGILAFGLGFSEFLLVSRTSSLTLSIAGIFKEVCTLLLAAHLLGDQISLLNWLGFVLCLLGISLHVALKALHSRGDGGPKPLKELGSNPDLELLLRSSQPEEDDEEVEKEEEYFVAQG, encoded by the exons ATGGGGAGGTGGGCCCTGGACGCAGCCTTCGTGTGGAAGGCGGTGCTGACTCTGGGGCTGGTCCTCCTCTACTACTGCTTCTCCATCGGCATCACCTTCTACAACAAATGGCTGACGAAG AGCTTCCACTTCCCGCTCTTCATGACCATGCTGCACCTGGCCGTGATCTTCCTGTTCTCCGCCCTGTCCCGGGCGCTGGTGCAGTGCTCCAGCCACAGGGCCCGCGTGGTGCTCAGCTGGACCGACTACCTCAGGAGAGTGGCTCCGACAG CACTGGCAACTGCGCTTGATGTGGGCTTGTCCAACTGGAGCTTCCTCTACATCACCGTCTCCCT GTACACAATGACCAAATCCTCCGCCGTCCTCTTCATCTTGATCTTCTCTCTGATCTTCAAGCTGGAGGAGCTG CGTGCAGCGCTGGTCCTGGTGGTGCTTCTCATCGCTGGGGGCCTCTTCATGTTCACCTACAAGTCCACGCAGTTCAACATGGAGGGCTTTGCCCTGGTGCTGGGGGCCTCGTTCATCGGTGGCATTCGCTGGACCCTCACCCAGATCCTCCTGCAGAAGGCGGAACTTG GGCTCCAGAACCCCATCGACACCATGTTCCACCTGCAGCCACTCATGTTTCTCGGGCTCTTCCCTCTCTTCGCCATATTTGAAG GTCTCCATCTGTCCACATCTGAGAAAATCTTCCGTTCCCAGGACGCAGGGCTGCTCCTGAGGGTCCTCGGGAGCCTCTTCCTCGGCGGGATCCTGGCCTTTGGCTTGGGCTTCTCCGAGTTCCTCCTGGTCTCCAGAACCTCCAGCCTCACTCTCTCCATCGCCGGCATTTTTAAG GAAGTCTGCACTTTGCTGTTGGCAGCTCATCTGCTGGGTGATCAGATCAGCCTCCTGAACTGGCTGGGCTTTGTCCTCTGCCTCTTGGGAATATCCCTGCACGTCGCCCTCAAAGCCCTGCACTCCAGAG gtGATGGCGGCCCTAAACCCCTGAAGGAGCTGGGCTCCAACCCCgacctggagctgctgctccgGAGCAGCCAGCCAGAGGAGGATGacgaggaggtggagaaggaggaggagtacTTTGTGGCCCAGGGATAG
- the SLC35C2 gene encoding solute carrier family 35 member C2 isoform X3, producing the protein MGRWALDAAFVWKAVLTLGLVLLYYCFSIGITFYNKWLTKSFHFPLFMTMLHLAVIFLFSALSRALVQCSSHRARVVLSWTDYLRRVAPTALATALDVGLSNWSFLYITVSLYTMTKSSAVLFILIFSLIFKLEELRAALVLVVLLIAGGLFMFTYKSTQFNMEGFALVLGASFIGGIRWTLTQILLQKAELGLQNPIDTMFHLQPLMFLGLFPLFAIFEVLLSPAPDKMSYIGRLFARGGSLSLCIFLVLPSKNLTFHSQPPAPAGRRAAPEGPREPLPRRDPGLWLGLLRVPPGLQNLQPHSLHRRHF; encoded by the exons ATGGGGAGGTGGGCCCTGGACGCAGCCTTCGTGTGGAAGGCGGTGCTGACTCTGGGGCTGGTCCTCCTCTACTACTGCTTCTCCATCGGCATCACCTTCTACAACAAATGGCTGACGAAG AGCTTCCACTTCCCGCTCTTCATGACCATGCTGCACCTGGCCGTGATCTTCCTGTTCTCCGCCCTGTCCCGGGCGCTGGTGCAGTGCTCCAGCCACAGGGCCCGCGTGGTGCTCAGCTGGACCGACTACCTCAGGAGAGTGGCTCCGACAG CACTGGCAACTGCGCTTGATGTGGGCTTGTCCAACTGGAGCTTCCTCTACATCACCGTCTCCCT GTACACAATGACCAAATCCTCCGCCGTCCTCTTCATCTTGATCTTCTCTCTGATCTTCAAGCTGGAGGAGCTG CGTGCAGCGCTGGTCCTGGTGGTGCTTCTCATCGCTGGGGGCCTCTTCATGTTCACCTACAAGTCCACGCAGTTCAACATGGAGGGCTTTGCCCTGGTGCTGGGGGCCTCGTTCATCGGTGGCATTCGCTGGACCCTCACCCAGATCCTCCTGCAGAAGGCGGAACTTG GGCTCCAGAACCCCATCGACACCATGTTCCACCTGCAGCCACTCATGTTTCTCGGGCTCTTCCCTCTCTTCGCCATATTTGAAG TACTGCTGAGCCCAGCACCAGACAAGATGTCCTACATCGGGAGGCTCTTTGCCCGAGGGGGGAGCCTGTCACTCTGCATTTTTTTGGTGCTTCCCTCCAAAAATCTCACATTCCACAGCCAGCCTCCTGCCCCCGCAG GACGCAGGGCTGCTCCTGAGGGTCCTCGGGAGCCTCTTCCTCGGCGGGATCCTGGCCTTTGGCTTGGGCTTCTCCGAGTTCCTCCTGGTCTCCAGAACCTCCAGCCTCACTCTCTCCATCGCCGGCATTTTTAA